A single genomic interval of Coffea eugenioides isolate CCC68of unplaced genomic scaffold, Ceug_1.0 ScVebR1_2730;HRSCAF=3811, whole genome shotgun sequence harbors:
- the LOC113757096 gene encoding probable 6-phosphogluconolactonase 4, chloroplastic: protein MAEASSTEKNKQVFESEEDLAVDLAEYVAHLSDQFAKTRGAFTVVLSGGSLVKSLRKLVEPPYIDLVDWSKWHVFWADERVVPKDHPDSNYFLAYNGFLSKIPIPVGNVYAINDALSAEGAADDYETCLKHLVKNRTIEVSEINGFPKFDLMLLGMGPDGHVASLFHGHPLVKENKKWVTFIKDSPKPPPERITLTFPVINASAHIALVVVGAGKADAVRSTLGSDQDTDLLPVQMVSPDGKLNWFLDKGAASKL from the exons ATGGCAGAGGCCTCATCAACCGAGAAAAATAAACAAGTATTTGAGTCGGAGGAAGACCTGGCTGTGGACTTGGCTGAGTATGTCGCCCATCTATCTGATCAATTCGCCAAAACAAGGGGTGCCTTCACCGTTGTTTTATCCGGGGGTTCTCTTGTCAAGTCTCTCAG GAAATTAGTAGAGCCTCCCTAcattgatttggtggattggtCCAAATGGCACGTTTTCTGGGCGGATGAAAGAGTTGTTCCAAAGGATCATCCCGATAGCAATTATTTTCTGGCCTATAACGGCTTTCTATCCAAG ATTCCAATTCCTGTTGGCAACGTGTATGCCATAAATGATGCATTGTCTGCTGAAGGTGCTGCAGATGACTATGAGACCTGTCTCAAGCACTTGGTTAAGAACAGGACGATAGAAGTATCAGAGATCAATGGTTTTCCAAAATTTGATCTCATGCTTTTGGGAATGGGACCAGATGGGCATGTTGCCTCTCTTTTTCATGGGCATCCACTTGTGAAAGAGAACAAGAAGTGGGTTACTTTCATCAAGGACTCGCCAAAACCTCCTCCGGAGAGGATAACGTTGACATTCCCTGTAATAAATGCTTCCGCACATATTGCACTTGTTGTAGTAGGAGCTGGTAAAGCCGATGCTGTTCGTTCAACACTGGGTAGTGATCAGGACACCGATTTGCTTCCCGTGCAAATGGTTTCACCTGACGGCAAGTTGAATTGGTTCTTGGACAAGGGTGCGGCTTCAAAGCTGTAG
- the LOC113757097 gene encoding probable 6-phosphogluconolactonase 4, chloroplastic: protein MASEKAKKTILKFDTEDDVAVALAKYTADLSQRFIQEKGSFNVVLSGGTLIDTMRYLTQAPHKESVDWSKWNIFWLDERVVPLDHKDSNYKLAYDGFLSKVSIPGGQIFPINDKKSPEGAAEDYEALHRDLVARKILPLSDATGFPKFDLMLLGMGPDGHVASLFPNHPQRNEKERWVTFITNSPKPPPPRITYTFPVINSSSEIAMVVTGAELATAVKDVLGNPNSNLPAAEVSPQGLLTWFLDKDAASKL from the exons ATGGCTAGCGAAAAAGCGAAGAAGACCATCCTGAAATTCGACACCGAGGATGATGTCGCGGTGGCTCTGGCCAAATACACCGCCGATCTCTCCCAAAGATTTATCCAAGAGAAAGGTTCTTTCAACGTCGTCCTCTCGGGAGGTACCCTAATCGACACTATGAG GTATCTAACCCAGGCCCCTCACAAGGAATCAGTGGATTGGTCAAAATGGAACATATTTTGGTTGGATGAGAGGGTGGTTCCCCTGGATCACAAGGATAGCAATTACAAACTTGCCTACGATGGATTTCTTTCAAAG GTATCAATTCCAGGTGGTCAAATTTTTCCCATCAATGACAAAAAGTCACCTGAGGGTGCAGCTGAAGATTACGAGGCCCTTCACCGGGATTTGGTCGCGAGAAAGATCCTACCTTTGTCAGATGCTACTGGTTTCCCCAAATTCGATCTCATGCTTCTCGGCATGGGACCAGATGGGCATGTGGCTTCTTTATTCCCTAACCATCCTCAGCGAAATGAGAAGGAGCGTTGGGTGACCTTTATTACAAACTCGCCAAAACCACCTCCACCAAGAATCACGTACACCTTTCCTGTGATCAACTCTTCGTCAGAGATTGCAATGGTGGTAACTGGCGCCGAGTTAGCCACTGCAGTGAAAGATGTGCTGGGGAATCCCAACTCGAATTTGCCTGCCGCTGAAGTTTCCCCCCAGGGACTTCTCACCTGGTTTTTGGACAAGGATGCTGCTTCAAAACTTTGA